DNA sequence from the Arthrobacter crystallopoietes genome:
TTATCGCCATCCTCTATTCCCTGATCAACCTCATCGTCGACATTTCCTATAGCGTCATTGACCCGAGGGTGCGTGTCCAATGAGCACAACTCTTCCCCCCGCTCCGGGCGGGAACGATGCCGCCAGCAAAGATCCGGCATTACCTGACTCCGGCGGGACCAGCCTCTGGAAGGACTCGTTCTACCGGCTGCGCCGCAATCCCCAGGCCATTGCCGGGGCCATCATCGTCATGGCGTTCCTGCTCGTCGCTGCGCTGGCGCCGGTGCTGGCTCCCTACGGCGGCGAGGATTTACCGGGGCGTACCCACATCACACCGACCCATATCCCGGGGCCGGGTGAAGTGCCCGGATTTGTGCTCGGCTTGGACCGCTTCGGCGGAGACCTGCTCAGCAAGCTCATTTGGGGTGCGCAGTCGTCGTTGCTGATCGGCGTCGTTTCCACGGCCCTGGGCCTCGCCGGGGGCATGCTGCTGGGAGTGCTCGGTATTGCACCTCAGCTGGCGTTCCTGCCGGGTCTCTGCATAGCCATCACGGCCTTGGGCTTTACTCTCCTCGGCGAATCTTTGCGGGAAGCATTGGATCCCAAGTCACGCCAGAAATAAACGGCGACCGTTCAGTCGGGGCGCGGCCGGTGGCGTTGCCTGGCCATGTGCAGCATCGCCACAAATCCGGCGATGAACAACAGCTCCAAGACCGCCAGTCCGAGTACGAATCCCCACTGCCCTTCCCCGGCAAAAATCACGGCGCCGATGGCTAGCAGGACCGTGCCGAGGGCGAGGACGAAGACCGCACACCCGACTGCTACAGCCTCGCTGCGGACTCCGGTCCTGAAACCAAAACCCTCCGGACGGTGTTCGTCGTCAGGAGGCAATGCCGGCGTCGTCATCGTAGATCTCCAACTCATTGCCCGGGATGGAGGCAAGCAGCTGTCGGGTGTAAGGATGGCGCGGATTCGTAAAGACCTCCTCCGACGTGTCGGACTCGACGATCTCGCCATCCTTCATCACACAGACATAGTCCGAGATCAAGCGGACCACGGCCAGATCGTGAGAAATGAAGAGGTAGCTGAGGCCCATTTCGGCTTGCAGGTCGCCCAGCAGCTTCAGGATCTGTGCCTGAACCAGAACGTCAAGGGCCGAGACGGGTTCATCGCAAATCAACAGTTCCGGCTTCAGTGCCAAGGCACGGGCGATAGCCACACGCTGGCGTTGGCCGCCGGACAGTTCGGAGGGGTAGCGGCGAAGCATGCTGTGGGGCAGAGCTACCTGATCCATCAGCTCACGCACACGCGCCGCACGCTGTTGGGCGTTGCCTCTTTTATAGGTGCTTAAGGGCTCCTCGATGATGCGTCCAACGGTGAACATCGGGTTCAGCGAAGAATATGGGTCCTGGAACACGGGCTGCACGCGCTGCCGAAAATCACGTAGCTGCACCTTGGTTAGCCGGGCCACGTCCATCCCGTCGAACATCATGGTGCCGCTGGAGGGCTCGATCAGTTTCAGCAGCATCCGTGCCGTGGTGGTCTTCCCGGATCCCGACTCCCCCACGATGGCCACAGTCCGTCCCCGCGGCACATCCAGGGTGACGTTCCTGGCGGCGTAAAAGTCTTCCGACTTGCCCCTGATCTTGTAGATCTTAGTGAGGTCCCGCAACTGCACGATGTTGTCGGTCCGTTGCGGCTCGGCGGCGGTTCCCGCATGCTCGGAGAAAGTTTCTTCCGCATGCCGGATCCGTTCGTCGGCGCTTGCCGTGTAGGCTCCCGGCTGCAGCCGCACAGCCGCCACACTCGGTGCGGCTCGGACCAGGGACTGGGTGTACGGGTGCTGCGGGTCATTGAGCAACTGTTCCGCGGGCCCCGTCTCCACAACCCTGCCGCGGTGCATCACCACCAGATCCGAGGCCCGTTCCGCCGCCAGGCCTAAGTCGTGGGTGATCAGCAGGACGGATGTATCCAGTTCCTCGGTCATCCGGTCGATCTGGTCCAAGATGGTCCGTTGCACCGTGACATCCAGCGCCGAGGTAGGCTCGTCGGCGATCAGCAGACGCGGCCGGCAGGCCAGCCCGATGGCGATCAGGGCCCGCTGCCGCATGCCGCCGGAGAACTCGTGCGGATACTGTTTGGCGCGTTCAGCCGCGTCCGGCAAGCCGGCGGCCTGAAGCACTTCCACCACCCGGGCATCGACATTCCTGGCCGTGGCCATGCCGTGAACCAGCAGGGTTTCCGCCACCTGGGTGCCGATTTTCGTGACCGGATTAAGGTTGGACATCGGATCCTGCGGCACCAATCCGATCTGGCGGCCCCTGATCCTGCGCATTTTATCCTCGGGCAGATCCACAAGTTCCTGGCCGTCGAAGACGATGCTGCCCGCGGTGATGCGTCCGTTTTTCGGCAACAGCCCGATGACGGCCATCGCCGTGGTCGATTTACCGGAACCGGACTCGCCGACAATGGCCAGCGTCCTGCCCGCATGCAAGCGCAGACTGGCATCCTGCACGGCGGACACATCGCCATAGGTGGTCCGGAAATTGACGGCCAGATTTCTTACTTCGAGCAGCGGCGCGGCGTCGGCAGATTCGCTCATTGCTCTATCGTGCCCCATCTACGCTGGATGTGGCCTGCCTCTCGCTAAGGTTTTACGGCTTCTTTATCTCCCCTGATGTCAATTAGACTGGAAATTCCGTAAATTCGGCCCACGAGGAGCTCACGAGTGTCACACCTGCCCGCGCGCCGCAGCTTTCTAAAGGCTGGCGCGGCAGCAGCTGTTGTCATCCTCACCGGATGCACGAGCGAGCCCGGTTCGCCATCGACGGGCACGGCGACACCCACGGGAACGTCCGTACCTGCCACTAACCTGACTTTCACCATGGGTACGGCGGCCAATCCCGCCGGCCTCGATCCTGCCCTGCTCCTGGACTCCGAGTCGTTCCGGGTTACGCGGCAGATCATGGAAACGCTCATCGGCGTCGATCCCGACACGGGAGTCCCCAAGCCCCTGCTCGCTACCGAGTGGGAAGAGCTCGACGACGGCCGCGCCTACCGCTTCACGCTGCGCGAGGGCGTCGTCTTCCACGACGGCACGCCGTTCGACGCCGAAGCCGTGAAAGCCAACTTTGAACGCTGGTACAGGCTGCCCCGGGACGCCCGGCCGGCTGAAGGCGCCTTGTCCTTCGCTTCGGTGTTCGAGGCCTTCGCCGATGAAGATGAGACCTCTTTGTACAGGGACTGCGAGGTCCTGGCACCGAACGAACTGCGGCTGAACCTCAACCGCAGGTTCTCCGGGCTGGTTGCAGCCTTGTCCATGCCGGCCTTCGCCATCGCGTCGCCGGCTGCTCTCGCAGAGGGAAATGCCGACGAGCTGGATCAGGACCGCGGAGGAATCAAGCTCTCCACGTTCGCGCAGCACCCCGTTGGAACCGGCCCGTTCCGGTTCGAGGCCTGGTCCGAGGAGCGGGTCAACCTCACCACCTTCGAAAACTACTGGGGCCCGGCGGCGCAGGTCGGCTCGGTTGTGTTCCAGACATTGCCGCATCCGGCTGCCCGGCTGCGGGCGTTGCAGTCCGGCAGGATTGACGGCTATGACCTGGTCACTCCGGAAACTTATGCGGGGCTGGCACGCAGCGGGATGCAGATCCTGCAGCGGGATCCCTTCTCCGTGTCCTATCTGGGCATGAACCAGGAATTCGGCCTGCTCGCGGATCTGCGGATGCGCCAGGCGATTGCCCATGCCATTGACCGCTCCGTGCTAATCGAGGACTTCTTCCTGCAGGGGACTACCGAGGCAAAGCAGTTTGTACCTCGCAGCCTGGGCGTGACCAGCGAAGACATCCCTTACTTCGAGTACAGCCCTGAGCGTGCCAGGGAACTGTTGGAAGAAGCCGGGTACGACGGCGAGGAGATCCCTTTCTACTACCCGTTGAACGTAACGCGGGCCTATCTGCCCACGCCGGAGAAAATCTATGCCGAGCTCAGCCGCCAGCTGACCGCCGTCGGCATCAATATCCAGCCCAAGCCTCTGGCATGGGAGGACGGCTATCTGGACCGGGTGCAGACATCCTCGGACCACGCTCTCCATCTCGGCGGGTGGAGCGGCAGTTACCGGGATCCGGATAACTTCCTGGGCCCATTGTTCGGCGCGCCGAGCCCCGAGTTCGGTTTCAAGAATGCGCAGCTGTTCAACCGGATTGCCCGTGCCCGGACCCTGCCCGCCGGTGAGGAACGCAACCAGGCGTACCTGACCATCAATAACCAGGTGGCCCGGCTGGTACCGGCTGTCCCGCTGGCATTCCCGGTTTCCGCCCTTGCCATGGGGCCCAGGGTCGTCAGCTATCCGGCCAGTCCCATGCTGGACGAGGTCTACAATCTGGTCAGGCTGCGGACGGACACCTAAGAGCGGTGCGGCGCATATTAACGGTACTGCGCCGAAACGTCTGTCTAATGGGTCACAATGAGCTCGGGTAATTTTAGTCTCACCACAGGGGCGCGGTAGTCTTCTAAGCGCTGGCAAAGCTGCTATGGGAGATGGAAGTTGACTGCTAATACCCCTTCGGGATCATCCAAGAACATCGACGTTGCCCTGATCGGCGGCGGCATTATGAGCACCACGCTCGGCTCCTTGATCAAGCAGCTGCAGCCCGAGTGGAGCATCAATCTTTACGAGAACCTGGCGCAGGCCGGACTGGAGAGCTCCGACCCGTGGAACAACGCGGGAACAGGTCACGCTGCGCTCTGCGAGTTGAACTACACGCCGGCCGCTGCGGACGGCTCCGTGGCTACGGCCAAAGCGGTGGGCATCAACGAGCAGTTCCACGTTTCGCGCCAGTTCTGGTCGCACATGGTTTCCCAGGGACATATCGGCTCCCCGAAGGGATTCATCAACCCCCTGCCCCACATGAGCTTTGTTTGGGGCAACGACCACGCGGACTACCTCAAGCGCCGCTACGAAGCGCTCCGCGCCGAGCCCCTATTCCAGGAGATTGAGTTCTCCGAAGACCATGCCGAACTGGAAAAGTGGGTGCCGCTGGTCATGCAGGGCCGCGACCCGCAGCAGCGAGTGGCAGGCTCCCGCGTAGCCGGCGGCACTGACGTCGACTTCGGCGCGCTGACCCGCGAACTGGCCGGCTTCATGGACGCCCAGGGCGCTGAACTGCACTACGGACACAAGGTGCTCGATGTCTCCCGGGCCACCGACGGCCGCTGGGACGTGAAGGTCAAGAACAACTCCACCGGCGAGGTCTCCACGGTCTCCGCCCGTTTCGTCTTCGTCGGCGCCGGCGGCGGAGCGCTGCACCTGCTGCAGCGCTCCGGCATTCCCGAGGCCAAGGGCTTCGGCGGCTTCCCCGTTTCCGGGCAGTTCCTGCGCTCCACGGATGACGCCGTGATCGCCCAGCACAATGCCAAGGTCTACGGCCAGGCCTCCGTGGGTGCCCCGCCCATGTCGGTGCCGCACCTGGACACCCGCTTCGTCAACGGCAAGCGCTCCCTGTTGTTCGGCCCGTACGGCGGTTTCTCCCCGAACTTCCTGAAGTCGGGCTCGTTCCTGGACCTGCCGCTGTCCGTGCGGATGCACAACCTGATCCCCATGCTGGCCGTCGGCAAGGACAACCTGGGCCTGGTCAAGTACCTGATCACCGAGGTCCTCAAGAGCCGGCCCAAGAAGGTCGCCGCGCTGCGCGACTTCTACCCCGAGGCCAACGGCGATTCCTGGGAGCTCATCACGGCCGGCCAGCGCGTTCAGGTCATCAAGAAGGACCCCAAGAAGGGCGGCGTCCTGCAGTTCGGCACGGAAGTCATCACTTCCGCCGACGGCAGCATCAGCGGCCTGCTCGGCGCTTCGCCCGGTGCGTCCACAGCGGCACCGATCATGATCCAGGTTCTCCAGCGCTGCTTCCCCGGCGAGTTCAAGGGCTGGGAGCCGAAGCTTAAGGAAATGATTCCGGGCTACGGCGCCAAGCTGAACGAGAACCCGTCCCTGCTGGCGGATATCACCGCGGATACCAACCGGATCCTCGAACTCGGTTAAGCTTCAGCCATGCATAAGCTGGCCACGCTGTCTCTGGCCAACAGGGCCCTGATCGCTCTGATCACGGTGTTTGTGGCCGTCTTCGGTGTCATCACCATGGGTTCGCTCAAACAAGAGCTGATCCCGTCGCTGGAGTTCCCCCGGGTTACGGTAGTCACCGCCATGCCCGGGGCGTCTCCGGAGGTAGTGGACAAGCAGGTCAGCGAACCGCTGGAAAACGCGCTGAATGCGGTCGAGGGGCTTGAATCCTCGACCGCAACATCGCGCACCGGGCTCTCCACCGTGAACCTAACGTTCGTCTACGGCACCAACCTGGACCGGGCGCGCAGCCAAGTGGACCGGGCCATCTCCAACGCACAGCAGCTGCTGCCTGAGGACGTTTCCCCGCAATCCGTGGCCGGCAGCATCAACGACTTCCCGATCGTCTTTATGGCGGTCTCCTCCGACCTGCCGCTGAGCGAACTCAATACCGAACTGCAGCGGCTCACGGTCCCCCGGCTGCAGAAACTGGAGGGCGTCCGCAGCGCCGAAGTCACCGGCGGCGCCGGCCAGCACATCGCCATTCTTCCTGACGATGACGCCTTGGCCGAACGCAACATCAGCGTGTCATCGATCGTCGACAGCCTGCAGAACAGCGGTGGCCTCGTGCCCGCCGGTACGGTACAGCAAGACGAGAAGACCCTTTCCGTCCAGATCGGCAGCCCGCTGGACAGCCTGGAAACCATCGAGAACCTGCCGCTGGCGCCCGGTCAAACAACGACGGCGGAACCCGCACCGCCGTCGTCGTCTTCCGAAAACCCGGGTCGGGTTCCCGGCCAGTTCCCCGGCGAATCCCAGCCCGCCCCGCCCACACCGGTGAATCCGGCTCCGGCAGATCCGGCTCCGGCAGATCCGGCTCCGGCAGACGCCGGCCCTGAAGGCTTCGGCGCCCAGGAGCCCGGTGCCGAGGCTGCAACCGGGGATCCGGTGACCATTGGCGAGGTGGCGACGGTCCGGATTGTCGACGACGAGCGGACCTCGATTACCCGCACGAACGGCGAAGAAACCCTTGCCCTGGCCGTGACGAAGACGCCGGACGGGGACACGGTGGCCATTTCCCATGCCATCAACGACCTGCTTCCCGAGCTTGAGGCGCAGCTGGGCAGCGGGGCCGCTTTCACCACCATCTTCGACCAGGCGCCGTTCATCGAGGAGTCCATCAAGGACCTGACCACCGAGGGGCTGCTGGGACTCGGCTTCGCCGTGTTGGTCATCCTGGTCTTCCTGCTCTCGGCCCGCTCCACCCTGATCACGGCCATCTCCATTCCGCTGTCCCTGCTGGTCACGTTCATCGGCCTCAGCGCACTGGGCTATTCGCTGAACATCCTGACACTGGGCGCACTGACCATCGCCATCGGCCGCGTCGTCGACGACTCGATCGTCGTCGTCGAAAACATCAAGCGGCATCTGGGCTACGGCGAGGATAAGCGCACCGCCATCGTGACGGCCGTGCGGGAGGTGGCCGGTGCCGTGACCGCCTCCACCCTCACTACCGTCGCGGTGTTCCTGCCGATCGCGTTTGTCGCCGACCTGGCCGGCGAGCTGTTCCGGCCCTTCGCCATCACCACAGCCCTGGCCCTGCTGGCGTCCCTGGCGGTGTCGCTGACCATCGTCCCGGTGCTGGCCTACTGGTTCGTCAAGTCCCCCTCGCAGCGGCAGGATCCGGCCGAGGTGCGTGCTGCCGCGGATGCTAGGGAACGCGCCTCGCGGCTCCAGCGCGGGTACCTGCCGGTGCTCTCCTCCACGCAGCGGCACCCCGTCATCACGCTGGGTGCGGCGGCCCTGGTCTTGCTGGGCACGGTGGCGATGGTGCCGCTGATGCAGACCAACCTGCTCGGCGATACCGGTCAGAACAGCTTCAGCCTGCGGCAGGAACTGCCCGCGGGCACCAGCCTGGAAGTCACCGACGAGGCAGCGTCCCAGGTGGAGGAGCTGCTGGCCGGCACCGAAGGTATCGACGACGTCCAGGTCACCATGGGCAATTCCACCTCGGGGCTGGGCACGTTCCTTTCCGCCGGTGCCTCCGTCGCCCAGTTCACGGTCATTACCGAAGAGGGCGCCGACCAAGTGGCCTTGCGCGAACGGGTACGCAACGACGTCGAGAAGCTGCCGGATGCCGGGACCATCACGCTCAGCACGCAGGGCGGCGGCTTCGGCACCTCCAGTTCGGTGGACATCGACATCTCCGCCAGCAACTCCGGGGAACTGCAGTCGGCTTCCGACACGCTGGTGGCGGAGCTGCAGGAGCTGCCGGGATCGGCCGAGGTTTCGAGCAATCTTGCTGCCGCCGAACCGGTGGTCCAGGTTTCCATCGACCGGGCCAAGGCCGTGGCGGCCGGGCTCAACGAGGAAGAAATTGCCGGCCTGCTGGCCTCCACCATCAGCCCGCTCCCCGGCGGCACGGTCCGGATCGACACCACGGACTATCCGGTGTTCATCGGCGAAGGAACAAACTTCGCCAGCGTGGATGAACTGCGTGAAGTCGAAGTGCCCACCGCTTCCGGCCCGGTGCCGCTGACCGACGTGGCGACGGTGGAGGAAACCGAGATCCCGACGTCGATCACCAGCTCCGGCGGTGAGCGGACCGCCGTCGTCTCTATTACTCCTGCCGGGGACAATCTCGGCGCACTGAGCAGCGAGGTCCAGACGGTGCTGGACTCCGTCGAACTGCCGGCTGGCGTCACGGCATCCCTGGGCGGCGCGGCGACCCAGCAGGCCGAGTCCTTCGAGCAGCTCGGCCTGGCGCTGCTCGCCGCGGTGGCGATCGTGTACGTCATCATGGTGGCCACGTTCAAGAGCCTCATCCAGCCGCTGATTCTGCTGGTGTCCATCCCCTTCGCCGCCACCGGCGCCATCGCCCTGCTGGTCATCACCGGGATTCCGCTGGGGCTGCCCTCCCTGATCGGCATGCTAATGCTGGTGGGCATCGTCGTCACCAACGCGATTGTCCTGATAGACCTGATCAACCAGTACCGGCGGCCCCGCGGCGGCCACCCCGGCATGAACGTTGCGGATGCCATCCGGCATGGTGCACGCCAGCGGCTCCGGCCCATCCTGATGACTGCGTTGGCGACAGTCTTCGCGCTGACGCCGATGGCGCTGGGACTCACGGGTGAAGGCGGCTTCATCTCGCAGCCGCTCGCCGTCGTCGTTGTTGGCGGTCTGATTTCTTCGACCGCGCTGACGCTGGTTCTCGTGCCCGTGCTGTACCGGCTGGTGGAAGGCCGCCGCGAACGACGCGCCCTGGCCAAAGCCGAACAGCTCCAGATCCGTGAGCCGGCCGCAGTTGGGAGCTAGCGCCTCGGTCCTGCCTGCGTGTGGTGGGCCCCACGCGGACGCCGCGGAATGATTCCTGCCCGCCGGAGGTTGTGTCAGTAGATGCAAAAGCATGTAAACTGGTTCAAGACTTTGCAGCAGAGAAAGAGGCACAGCATGGAAATCGGCGTATTCAGCGTTTCTGATATCACCCAGGATCCCACCACCGGACGGACCCCGACCGAGCACGACCGGATCAAGGCGGCCGTCGCGATCGCGAAGAAGGTTGAAGAGATCGGCATGGATGTCTTCGCC
Encoded proteins:
- a CDS encoding dipeptide ABC transporter ATP-binding protein, which encodes MSESADAAPLLEVRNLAVNFRTTYGDVSAVQDASLRLHAGRTLAIVGESGSGKSTTAMAVIGLLPKNGRITAGSIVFDGQELVDLPEDKMRRIRGRQIGLVPQDPMSNLNPVTKIGTQVAETLLVHGMATARNVDARVVEVLQAAGLPDAAERAKQYPHEFSGGMRQRALIAIGLACRPRLLIADEPTSALDVTVQRTILDQIDRMTEELDTSVLLITHDLGLAAERASDLVVMHRGRVVETGPAEQLLNDPQHPYTQSLVRAAPSVAAVRLQPGAYTASADERIRHAEETFSEHAGTAAEPQRTDNIVQLRDLTKIYKIRGKSEDFYAARNVTLDVPRGRTVAIVGESGSGKTTTARMLLKLIEPSSGTMMFDGMDVARLTKVQLRDFRQRVQPVFQDPYSSLNPMFTVGRIIEEPLSTYKRGNAQQRAARVRELMDQVALPHSMLRRYPSELSGGQRQRVAIARALALKPELLICDEPVSALDVLVQAQILKLLGDLQAEMGLSYLFISHDLAVVRLISDYVCVMKDGEIVESDTSEEVFTNPRHPYTRQLLASIPGNELEIYDDDAGIAS
- a CDS encoding ABC transporter substrate-binding protein; its protein translation is MSHLPARRSFLKAGAAAAVVILTGCTSEPGSPSTGTATPTGTSVPATNLTFTMGTAANPAGLDPALLLDSESFRVTRQIMETLIGVDPDTGVPKPLLATEWEELDDGRAYRFTLREGVVFHDGTPFDAEAVKANFERWYRLPRDARPAEGALSFASVFEAFADEDETSLYRDCEVLAPNELRLNLNRRFSGLVAALSMPAFAIASPAALAEGNADELDQDRGGIKLSTFAQHPVGTGPFRFEAWSEERVNLTTFENYWGPAAQVGSVVFQTLPHPAARLRALQSGRIDGYDLVTPETYAGLARSGMQILQRDPFSVSYLGMNQEFGLLADLRMRQAIAHAIDRSVLIEDFFLQGTTEAKQFVPRSLGVTSEDIPYFEYSPERARELLEEAGYDGEEIPFYYPLNVTRAYLPTPEKIYAELSRQLTAVGINIQPKPLAWEDGYLDRVQTSSDHALHLGGWSGSYRDPDNFLGPLFGAPSPEFGFKNAQLFNRIARARTLPAGEERNQAYLTINNQVARLVPAVPLAFPVSALAMGPRVVSYPASPMLDEVYNLVRLRTDT
- a CDS encoding malate:quinone oxidoreductase; the protein is MTANTPSGSSKNIDVALIGGGIMSTTLGSLIKQLQPEWSINLYENLAQAGLESSDPWNNAGTGHAALCELNYTPAAADGSVATAKAVGINEQFHVSRQFWSHMVSQGHIGSPKGFINPLPHMSFVWGNDHADYLKRRYEALRAEPLFQEIEFSEDHAELEKWVPLVMQGRDPQQRVAGSRVAGGTDVDFGALTRELAGFMDAQGAELHYGHKVLDVSRATDGRWDVKVKNNSTGEVSTVSARFVFVGAGGGALHLLQRSGIPEAKGFGGFPVSGQFLRSTDDAVIAQHNAKVYGQASVGAPPMSVPHLDTRFVNGKRSLLFGPYGGFSPNFLKSGSFLDLPLSVRMHNLIPMLAVGKDNLGLVKYLITEVLKSRPKKVAALRDFYPEANGDSWELITAGQRVQVIKKDPKKGGVLQFGTEVITSADGSISGLLGASPGASTAAPIMIQVLQRCFPGEFKGWEPKLKEMIPGYGAKLNENPSLLADITADTNRILELG
- a CDS encoding efflux RND transporter permease subunit, producing MHKLATLSLANRALIALITVFVAVFGVITMGSLKQELIPSLEFPRVTVVTAMPGASPEVVDKQVSEPLENALNAVEGLESSTATSRTGLSTVNLTFVYGTNLDRARSQVDRAISNAQQLLPEDVSPQSVAGSINDFPIVFMAVSSDLPLSELNTELQRLTVPRLQKLEGVRSAEVTGGAGQHIAILPDDDALAERNISVSSIVDSLQNSGGLVPAGTVQQDEKTLSVQIGSPLDSLETIENLPLAPGQTTTAEPAPPSSSSENPGRVPGQFPGESQPAPPTPVNPAPADPAPADPAPADAGPEGFGAQEPGAEAATGDPVTIGEVATVRIVDDERTSITRTNGEETLALAVTKTPDGDTVAISHAINDLLPELEAQLGSGAAFTTIFDQAPFIEESIKDLTTEGLLGLGFAVLVILVFLLSARSTLITAISIPLSLLVTFIGLSALGYSLNILTLGALTIAIGRVVDDSIVVVENIKRHLGYGEDKRTAIVTAVREVAGAVTASTLTTVAVFLPIAFVADLAGELFRPFAITTALALLASLAVSLTIVPVLAYWFVKSPSQRQDPAEVRAAADARERASRLQRGYLPVLSSTQRHPVITLGAAALVLLGTVAMVPLMQTNLLGDTGQNSFSLRQELPAGTSLEVTDEAASQVEELLAGTEGIDDVQVTMGNSTSGLGTFLSAGASVAQFTVITEEGADQVALRERVRNDVEKLPDAGTITLSTQGGGFGTSSSVDIDISASNSGELQSASDTLVAELQELPGSAEVSSNLAAAEPVVQVSIDRAKAVAAGLNEEEIAGLLASTISPLPGGTVRIDTTDYPVFIGEGTNFASVDELREVEVPTASGPVPLTDVATVEETEIPTSITSSGGERTAVVSITPAGDNLGALSSEVQTVLDSVELPAGVTASLGGAATQQAESFEQLGLALLAAVAIVYVIMVATFKSLIQPLILLVSIPFAATGAIALLVITGIPLGLPSLIGMLMLVGIVVTNAIVLIDLINQYRRPRGGHPGMNVADAIRHGARQRLRPILMTALATVFALTPMALGLTGEGGFISQPLAVVVVGGLISSTALTLVLVPVLYRLVEGRRERRALAKAEQLQIREPAAVGS